A DNA window from Methanocorpusculum sp. contains the following coding sequences:
- a CDS encoding DUF1015 domain-containing protein: MVSVYPFTGLRPAPDAYRSVPSVPYDVISAEEAAAEIAKNDRSLLRVIRPDAELMDIDPHDDRVYERAAEMFAKMKAEGLFIEDDTPSLYIYQITLGGELFTGLVSCVSVAEYNDDTIKKHELTRYDKEEDRTRHIDSVSAHTGQVFLLYKDSGLIHETLCRIAAAHTPDGEYISAGGNLHQIFRVADPAEVSRITGLFAEISNLYIADGHHRAKSSANVLERRLSAGRATPDAEKFMSVLFAHDSVRIYGYHRLVRDLAGMNADQFLGDLSLRFTITPLKKVDVSKNIIPVKNDGSMHIIHLYLESQWYELTRPVDPAADAISRLDVSVLQELVLDDMLAIFDPRGDPRISFVGGIAPLAEVIKDVDNGEYSAAFIMQPVTAQQVIDVADAGLIMPPKSTWFEPKLLSGMVIHEIR; this comes from the coding sequence ATGGTTAGCGTATATCCCTTCACCGGTCTTCGCCCCGCTCCGGATGCATATCGAAGCGTGCCGTCCGTCCCATACGATGTAATCAGCGCTGAAGAGGCTGCTGCAGAAATAGCAAAAAATGATCGATCCCTCCTTCGTGTGATCCGACCCGATGCGGAACTCATGGATATCGATCCGCATGACGACCGCGTCTATGAAAGAGCCGCAGAAATGTTTGCAAAGATGAAGGCAGAGGGACTTTTCATTGAAGATGATACGCCTTCGCTCTATATTTATCAGATAACTCTTGGCGGCGAACTGTTCACCGGTCTTGTTTCCTGCGTTTCTGTAGCTGAATACAATGATGATACGATCAAAAAACACGAACTGACCAGGTACGATAAAGAAGAGGACAGGACCCGGCATATCGATTCTGTGTCCGCTCACACCGGTCAGGTATTTTTACTCTACAAGGATTCAGGTCTCATCCATGAGACATTATGCAGAATAGCTGCCGCCCATACACCCGACGGTGAATATATCTCTGCAGGCGGCAATCTCCACCAGATCTTCCGGGTGGCAGACCCTGCTGAAGTCAGCCGGATAACCGGACTTTTTGCGGAGATCTCGAACCTGTACATCGCCGACGGTCATCACCGGGCGAAGTCCTCGGCCAACGTTCTGGAAAGACGGCTCTCTGCAGGTCGTGCGACCCCTGACGCAGAAAAGTTCATGAGCGTCCTCTTTGCGCATGACTCGGTCCGCATCTACGGATATCACCGTCTTGTCCGGGATCTCGCCGGCATGAATGCCGACCAGTTCCTGGGAGATCTCTCTCTCAGATTCACCATCACACCGTTAAAGAAGGTCGATGTATCCAAAAATATCATTCCCGTCAAGAATGACGGATCGATGCACATCATCCATCTGTATCTTGAAAGCCAGTGGTATGAACTGACCCGTCCGGTCGATCCCGCCGCCGATGCGATCTCACGGCTCGATGTTTCAGTACTGCAGGAGCTCGTCCTGGATGATATGCTTGCGATCTTCGATCCCCGCGGCGATCCGCGTATTTCCTTTGTCGGCGGAATTGCTCCTCTTGCAGAAGTCATCAAAGATGTTGACAACGGAGAATACTCTGCGGCGTTCATCATGCAGCCGGTCACTGCACAGCAGGTCATCGATGTGGCCGATGCGGGACTCATCATGCCGCCCAAATCAACATGGTTCGAGCCGAAACTGCTCTCTGGAATGGTCATCCACGAGATCCGCTGA
- a CDS encoding Lrp/AsnC family transcriptional regulator, producing the protein MDEKDTIILKELRKNSRISESDLAVMLELTESDVTKRITSLMQAGILRRCTAVIDYSALGVDDISVILSLKVTPEKGLGYDGIAEKLAHFPQVESIRLLTGSYDFQVTITGQSMAEISRFVAEQIASIDGIRETMTQIVMRTYKEQGVEMARPGIRDRQLISF; encoded by the coding sequence ATGGATGAAAAAGACACCATAATCCTAAAGGAACTCCGAAAGAACAGCAGGATCTCTGAAAGCGATCTTGCTGTCATGCTGGAGTTGACCGAGAGCGATGTGACTAAAAGGATTACCAGTCTCATGCAGGCAGGTATTCTCCGCCGGTGTACGGCAGTCATCGATTACTCGGCATTAGGTGTCGATGACATTTCGGTCATTCTCTCTCTCAAAGTGACTCCGGAAAAAGGTCTGGGATATGATGGTATTGCAGAGAAACTTGCTCATTTCCCTCAGGTCGAGAGTATCAGACTCCTTACCGGCAGTTACGATTTTCAGGTCACCATAACCGGACAGTCAATGGCTGAGATATCCCGGTTCGTTGCCGAACAGATCGCGTCGATCGATGGTATTAGGGAAACGATGACCCAAATCGTGATGCGGACGTATAAGGAACAGGGAGTGGAGATGGCCCGTCCGGGAATCCGTGACAGGCAGCTGATTTCGTTCTAA
- a CDS encoding DNA-directed DNA polymerase II small subunit: MDKREIVTRFADAGFLVNHQVVNYISECGGSGVIEGIIASLPQGITVVTPKEVPAMIPLRTDKLNVGVSRTPEILFGRAGSSVPLPDPESSYAMFRDRYDSLAAMMRGRVGPIPIEALVRTGNRFMDQQIGLVGMVTTISTSAKGHRIVEVEDSTGTIKVLFNKNRDGFAEAEAIIPDEVIGVKGQLAKDSMGKTQMVFSDTLYRPDIPLTNTISPSKEPGKAVFISDIHVGSNTFLPDAWEKFSAWMQTREDIGYMLIAGDVVDGIGIYPDQDKELDIKTIYEQYDHVGELMAALPDRLKIVISPGNHDAVRGAEPQPALPEEFRGNFPANVTFVENPALVNIQSVNVLMYHGRSIDDLIKFIPGASYTKPGEIMEAMLKRRHLGPIYGQRTPLLSTDKDALVIRDVPDIIHTGHVHISDVISYRGVLGINAGTWQSQTSFQKQMNITPTPAEAFVVDLSTLAYEKFCFL; the protein is encoded by the coding sequence ATGGATAAACGCGAGATCGTCACTAGGTTTGCCGATGCCGGATTTCTGGTAAACCACCAGGTTGTCAATTATATCAGTGAATGCGGAGGATCGGGCGTTATCGAAGGGATCATCGCTTCCCTCCCACAGGGAATAACGGTCGTCACGCCAAAGGAGGTGCCTGCAATGATCCCTCTCAGGACCGACAAACTCAATGTCGGCGTCAGCAGGACCCCCGAGATCCTTTTTGGGCGGGCAGGAAGTTCGGTCCCCCTCCCGGATCCGGAATCCTCATATGCGATGTTTCGCGACCGGTATGATTCGCTGGCTGCCATGATGCGCGGACGGGTCGGTCCTATCCCGATCGAAGCTCTCGTCAGGACCGGTAATCGGTTTATGGATCAGCAGATCGGTCTCGTGGGTATGGTGACAACGATCTCGACCAGTGCCAAGGGTCATCGGATCGTTGAGGTGGAAGATTCGACCGGTACTATCAAAGTACTTTTCAATAAAAACCGCGATGGATTCGCCGAGGCTGAGGCGATAATTCCGGATGAGGTCATCGGCGTCAAAGGTCAGCTTGCAAAGGACAGTATGGGAAAGACTCAGATGGTTTTTTCCGACACGCTGTATCGGCCGGATATCCCGCTGACGAATACTATTTCTCCGTCAAAAGAACCGGGTAAGGCTGTGTTCATCTCCGATATTCATGTCGGCAGTAATACGTTTCTGCCTGATGCCTGGGAGAAGTTCTCGGCATGGATGCAGACACGCGAAGATATAGGATATATGCTTATTGCCGGGGATGTGGTGGACGGTATTGGTATCTATCCCGATCAGGACAAGGAATTGGATATCAAGACCATTTATGAACAGTATGACCATGTCGGCGAACTTATGGCTGCTTTGCCGGACAGACTGAAAATCGTAATTTCGCCCGGCAACCACGATGCGGTCAGGGGAGCTGAACCCCAGCCGGCTCTTCCTGAAGAGTTTCGCGGGAATTTTCCGGCTAACGTCACCTTCGTTGAAAATCCTGCCCTCGTCAATATCCAGTCGGTCAACGTACTTATGTACCATGGAAGAAGCATTGACGATCTGATCAAGTTCATTCCGGGTGCATCCTATACGAAACCCGGCGAGATCATGGAGGCCATGCTCAAACGCCGGCATCTGGGTCCGATCTACGGGCAGAGGACCCCTCTGCTCTCCACCGATAAAGATGCCCTTGTCATTCGCGACGTGCCGGATATCATTCACACCGGGCATGTCCATATCAGTGATGTCATCTCTTATCGGGGTGTTCTTGGGATAAATGCCGGGACCTGGCAGTCACAGACCTCATTCCAGAAACAGATGAACATCACCCCGACCCCTGCCGAGGCGTTTGTCGTGGATCTTTCTACACTTGCCTATGAGAAATTCTGCTTTCTTTAA
- a CDS encoding sodium-translocating pyrophosphatase gives MDLIYLAPICAVLGLLFALYSFSIVKKEPAGDEKMQKIAAAIHLGAMVFLNRQYRAIGAFVIVIAIILAILISPWAALCYVIGATLSATAGYIGMHSATKANVRTTNAAKRGIADAVKVSFASGSVMGMSVVGLGLLGLSIVFIILVMINGGFDSAVGVSLVVSILASFGFGASSVALFARVGGGIFTKAADVGADLVGKVEAGIPEDDPRNPAVIADNVGDNVGDVAGMGADLFESYVGSIIASMALGVAGAAFASKLFGETIAPLNLILLPMLIAAFGIIAAAFGTLCVRTKKNESSAIHKAFNIGLIVAIIISIISTYCVTSFLLYGQFGMGFMFAAPLGMGIWYATISGLFAGFLIGIITEYYTSFDYKPTLGIAKSCQTGAATNIISGFAKGMESTLWPVLIISVAIFIAYEFAGMYGIGIAAVGMLSTLGISLAVDAYGPVADNAGGIAEMSHQDHSVREITDTLDAVGNTTAAIGKGFAIGSAALTGLALFSAYALAVGIDTIDILNTRVFIGLLIGGMLPFLFSALTMTAVGDAAQQIVVEVRRQFKEIKGLMEGTAEPDYTSAVSIATKAAIRKMILPGLLAIVAPLAVGFILGPLALGGLLVGALVCGFLLAVTMANAGGSWDNAKKYIELGNFGGKGSDAHKAAVVGDTVGDPFKDTSGPSINILIKLMSMISLVFVPVLLLM, from the coding sequence ATGGATTTGATCTATCTCGCTCCAATATGTGCCGTTTTAGGCCTTCTCTTTGCCCTCTACTCCTTCTCTATCGTGAAGAAAGAGCCGGCAGGCGATGAGAAGATGCAGAAGATCGCTGCAGCCATTCACCTTGGCGCAATGGTCTTTCTGAATCGTCAGTATCGTGCAATCGGAGCTTTTGTTATCGTTATTGCAATCATTCTCGCAATCCTCATTTCCCCGTGGGCCGCACTTTGTTATGTCATCGGTGCAACCCTCTCGGCAACTGCAGGATATATCGGAATGCACAGCGCAACAAAAGCAAACGTAAGAACAACCAATGCAGCAAAACGCGGAATCGCAGATGCTGTTAAAGTCTCCTTTGCAAGCGGCTCGGTCATGGGTATGTCCGTAGTCGGACTTGGTCTTCTTGGCCTGTCCATTGTGTTTATCATCCTTGTTATGATCAACGGTGGATTTGACAGTGCTGTTGGTGTCAGCCTTGTTGTTTCCATTCTTGCCTCATTCGGTTTTGGTGCCTCCTCAGTCGCACTCTTTGCCCGTGTCGGCGGCGGTATCTTTACCAAAGCCGCAGATGTCGGAGCCGACCTTGTCGGTAAAGTCGAAGCAGGCATCCCTGAAGATGATCCAAGAAACCCCGCAGTCATTGCAGACAACGTTGGTGACAACGTTGGTGATGTTGCAGGTATGGGTGCCGACCTTTTCGAATCTTATGTTGGTTCGATCATCGCATCCATGGCTCTCGGAGTTGCAGGTGCAGCATTTGCATCCAAGCTCTTTGGCGAAACCATCGCCCCGTTAAACTTAATTCTCCTCCCAATGCTCATTGCAGCATTCGGTATTATTGCCGCAGCATTCGGTACTCTGTGTGTTCGTACAAAGAAGAACGAGAGTTCCGCAATCCACAAGGCATTTAATATCGGTCTTATTGTTGCAATCATCATCTCCATCATCTCAACCTACTGTGTAACAAGTTTCCTTTTATACGGTCAGTTTGGTATGGGATTCATGTTTGCAGCCCCTCTCGGTATGGGTATCTGGTATGCAACCATCTCAGGTCTCTTTGCAGGTTTCTTGATCGGTATTATCACGGAGTATTACACTTCGTTCGATTACAAGCCGACATTAGGCATTGCAAAATCCTGTCAGACCGGTGCAGCCACTAATATCATCAGCGGATTTGCAAAAGGTATGGAGTCGACCTTATGGCCGGTTCTCATCATCTCAGTTGCGATCTTCATTGCTTACGAGTTTGCCGGCATGTACGGTATCGGTATTGCAGCTGTTGGTATGTTATCCACGCTTGGTATCTCACTTGCTGTTGATGCATATGGTCCGGTCGCGGACAATGCAGGCGGTATCGCCGAGATGTCCCACCAGGACCACTCTGTTCGTGAAATCACCGATACACTTGATGCAGTCGGTAACACGACCGCAGCAATCGGTAAAGGATTTGCAATCGGCTCAGCCGCTCTTACAGGTCTCGCCCTTTTCAGCGCCTACGCACTTGCCGTTGGTATTGATACGATTGATATCCTGAACACCAGAGTGTTCATCGGTCTCCTCATCGGTGGTATGCTTCCGTTCCTCTTCTCTGCTCTTACCATGACAGCAGTCGGTGATGCAGCACAGCAGATCGTCGTTGAAGTCCGCCGCCAGTTCAAAGAGATCAAAGGCCTGATGGAAGGTACCGCAGAGCCGGACTACACATCAGCTGTCTCGATCGCTACGAAAGCAGCAATCAGAAAGATGATTCTTCCGGGTCTTCTTGCAATCGTTGCGCCTCTCGCAGTCGGTTTCATCCTCGGTCCGTTAGCTCTTGGCGGTCTCCTTGTTGGAGCCCTTGTTTGCGGTTTCCTCCTTGCAGTCACTATGGCAAATGCCGGTGGATCATGGGACAACGCAAAGAAGTATATCGAACTCGGTAACTTCGGTGGAAAAGGTTCTGACGCTCACAAAGCAGCAGTTGTTGGTGACACTGTTGGTGACCCGTTCAAAGACACATCCGGACCTTCGATCAACATTCTGATCAAACTTATGTCAATGATCTCACTGGTATTCGTACCGGTTCTTCTGTTGATGTAA
- a CDS encoding DUF3795 domain-containing protein has product MDKKYSCYCGLYCENCAVKAKITPAAKVLYNEMKAAGFEEIINMIPGGSGFWPFLKDMAENGTCTSCREGGGNPGCAIRICAKEKGIEMCAVCESYPCEHFAEFFKGYPIVKHDNDLFREKGQDAWEKLQDERLADSFVYQDEKRNVESIRDVDAQ; this is encoded by the coding sequence ATGGATAAAAAATACAGCTGTTATTGCGGTCTCTACTGCGAAAATTGCGCCGTCAAAGCGAAAATCACTCCTGCTGCCAAAGTCTTATACAATGAAATGAAAGCAGCCGGATTTGAGGAGATCATCAATATGATCCCCGGGGGTAGCGGTTTCTGGCCATTTTTGAAAGACATGGCCGAAAACGGAACCTGCACCTCATGCCGCGAAGGAGGAGGAAATCCTGGTTGTGCAATAAGGATATGTGCAAAAGAGAAAGGCATAGAAATGTGTGCAGTATGTGAGAGTTATCCTTGTGAGCATTTTGCTGAATTTTTTAAGGGATATCCAATAGTAAAACACGACAACGATCTGTTTCGTGAAAAGGGCCAAGACGCATGGGAAAAGCTTCAGGATGAACGCCTGGCTGACAGTTTTGTCTATCAGGATGAAAAAAGAAATGTTGAGAGCATCAGGGATGTTGATGCTCAGTAA
- a CDS encoding cupin domain-containing protein, translating into MKEIKDLIGTPLPLKSLTDYQQGSIVSRMVINKKSGTVTAFAFEKGEGLSEHSAPYDALVIVLEGEAEIPIGGVSHIVKEGDMLIMPAKIPHAVHPLSRFKMMLVMIHE; encoded by the coding sequence ATGAAAGAGATCAAAGATCTGATCGGAACGCCTCTGCCCTTGAAGAGTCTCACCGATTATCAGCAGGGCTCAATCGTCTCCCGGATGGTCATCAATAAAAAATCAGGTACTGTTACGGCCTTCGCTTTTGAAAAAGGCGAAGGACTTTCCGAACACTCTGCTCCTTACGATGCTCTCGTGATCGTTCTTGAAGGAGAGGCGGAGATCCCGATCGGCGGGGTATCCCATATTGTTAAGGAGGGAGATATGCTGATAATGCCGGCAAAGATCCCGCATGCGGTCCATCCCCTGTCACGATTTAAAATGATGCTCGTGATGATCCACGAGTGA
- the rimI gene encoding ribosomal protein S18-alanine N-acetyltransferase — translation MVTFRGVGGTAAGCLIRKATTEDIPDIYRIELLCFPDPWDYKAMLEMMTVFLTSFYVAEAEGRIVGFSAGAIEETDQEKYGHICNLAISPDMRGFGIARLLLRKLERDFFLEGCCGCSLEVRVGNTQARAFYKKIGYEDVILFGEYYKDGEDAVVMMRWF, via the coding sequence ATGGTAACCTTTAGAGGAGTGGGCGGGACCGCCGCCGGCTGTCTGATCAGGAAGGCAACGACCGAAGATATTCCGGATATATACCGGATCGAACTCCTGTGCTTCCCTGATCCCTGGGATTATAAGGCAATGCTTGAGATGATGACGGTTTTTCTGACATCGTTTTATGTAGCGGAAGCGGAAGGAAGGATAGTCGGATTTTCAGCAGGGGCAATTGAAGAGACCGATCAGGAAAAATACGGTCATATCTGTAATCTTGCGATCTCTCCTGATATGCGGGGATTTGGTATCGCGAGACTTCTGCTCCGTAAGCTGGAGCGGGATTTTTTTCTGGAGGGATGCTGTGGCTGCAGTCTGGAGGTGCGGGTAGGAAACACCCAGGCACGAGCTTTTTACAAAAAGATCGGGTATGAAGATGTTATTTTATTTGGGGAGTATTACAAGGATGGGGAGGACGCCGTTGTGATGATGCGGTGGTTCTAA
- a CDS encoding aminotransferase class I/II-fold pyridoxal phosphate-dependent enzyme, whose protein sequence is MRNFVSKIAAEIPPSGIRKFFDLVLTMDNDKVISLGVGEPDFDTPWNVSKAAITSIEKGMTMYTSNRGLPDLCSALSKDLEKRYNTPYSPNEIIVTTGVSEGFDIAVRAVVNPGDEVIVVDPCFVSYKSEVLMAGGKPVSLPCDAKDQFKVTPDALMEKITPNSKTLIINFPNNPTGGVMGRDDLKAIADIIIDHDLLLISDEVYSELTYEGSHVSAASIDGLWDRTITLNGFSKAYAMTGWRLGYLCAPKEICDAALKIHQYVMMSAPTASQFAAIEALKNAEDSKNEMVAEYRIRRNLFVKGLNDIGLPCHLPKGAFYAFPSIEGTGLSDEEFAERLLTEQQVAVVPGSAFGESGVGHIRTCYAVDRTKLTEAVRRIGVFVESLS, encoded by the coding sequence ATGCGAAATTTTGTATCAAAAATAGCTGCTGAGATCCCTCCTTCAGGTATCAGAAAGTTTTTCGATCTCGTCCTCACGATGGATAACGATAAGGTTATCAGTCTGGGTGTCGGGGAACCGGACTTTGATACCCCTTGGAATGTATCCAAAGCTGCTATCACATCTATAGAGAAAGGCATGACCATGTACACCTCGAATCGTGGTCTGCCTGATCTCTGTTCAGCTCTTTCCAAAGATCTGGAAAAAAGATATAATACCCCCTACTCCCCAAACGAGATCATCGTAACGACCGGTGTATCGGAAGGTTTCGATATTGCCGTAAGGGCGGTAGTGAATCCCGGCGATGAGGTCATCGTTGTTGATCCCTGTTTTGTCTCATACAAATCCGAAGTACTGATGGCGGGAGGAAAACCCGTCTCTCTTCCCTGCGATGCGAAGGACCAGTTCAAAGTCACCCCTGATGCGCTGATGGAGAAGATCACGCCGAACAGCAAAACACTGATCATCAACTTCCCGAACAATCCTACCGGAGGTGTAATGGGCAGAGACGATCTGAAAGCGATCGCCGATATCATCATCGATCATGATCTTCTGCTGATCTCGGATGAGGTCTATTCGGAATTGACCTATGAAGGCTCTCATGTATCAGCAGCATCGATCGACGGTCTTTGGGACCGGACGATCACGCTGAATGGTTTTTCCAAGGCATATGCGATGACGGGATGGAGGCTTGGGTATCTTTGTGCACCGAAGGAGATCTGTGATGCCGCACTCAAGATCCACCAGTATGTGATGATGTCGGCACCGACTGCCTCCCAGTTTGCTGCGATCGAAGCACTCAAAAACGCCGAGGATTCAAAGAATGAGATGGTTGCCGAGTACAGGATCAGAAGAAACCTGTTCGTGAAAGGTCTCAATGATATCGGTCTCCCCTGTCATCTTCCCAAAGGAGCGTTTTATGCGTTCCCCTCGATTGAAGGTACCGGGCTTTCCGACGAAGAGTTTGCTGAACGCCTCCTGACAGAGCAGCAGGTCGCCGTCGTTCCGGGCAGTGCATTCGGCGAAAGCGGTGTTGGTCACATCCGTACCTGTTACGCGGTGGATCGTACAAAACTTACCGAGGCTGTGCGCAGAATCGGGGTCTTTGTCGAATCACTTTCGTGA